A single Mustelus asterias chromosome 4, sMusAst1.hap1.1, whole genome shotgun sequence DNA region contains:
- the LOC144492276 gene encoding leukotriene B4 receptor 1-like, with amino-acid sequence MELSNNGTDESLGPERTVANIILSLACLLGVPGNALVILIIVFAMKKERSPTVLLILNLAIADMLVLITLPLWIYAFVHSWTFGESFCKILTYVIYCNMYVSIFLITAMSAERFMAVIYPFATLRWRINKVIRKMVLAVWILALLFAVPVLVYKVVGVDDGGRQQCLYMEFNTNEQEISCTVLEIVVGFVIPFSVLSICYFCIGRKVKDMSFPTENRTGTVIGSVVIVFFICWAPHHVLNLISIIALMTSEQTTSDTLNDVYSIGILVTTALAFINSCINPVLYAFAARNIRSRFRLLDLAMLFDQMTHSLKEESVKGCTDTTRKDTCVTMDEMHSLQHI; translated from the coding sequence ATGGAGTTGAGTAACAACGGGACAGATGAGTCTTTGGGACCTGAACGTACAGTGGCGAACATCATCCTGAGCCTGGCTTGTCTCCTCGGAGTACCGGGAAATGCACTGGTCATCTTGATCATAGTTTTTGCCATGAAGAAGGAAAGATCCCCCACCGTGCTGCTGATCCTGAACTTGGCAATAGCCGATATGCTTGTTCTGATCACCTTGCCTCTGTGGATCTATGCATTTGTGCACAGCTGGACCTTTGGAGAATCATTTTGTAAAATCCTGACCTATGTCATTTACTGCAACATGTATGTAAGCATCTTCCTCATCACCGCGATGAGTGCCGAGCGCTTCATGGCTGTCATCTACCCGTTTGCCACCCTGCGATGGCGCATAAACAAGGTGATCAGGAAGATGGTGCTCGCTGTCTGGATACTGGCCTTGCTCTTTGCCGTTCCGGTGCTGGTTTATAAGGTGGTGGGTGTCGATGATGGTGGACGGCAGCAATGCCTGTACATGGAATTCAACACCAACGAGCAGGAAATCTCATGCACGGTTTTAGAAATTGTAGTTGGTTTTGTAATTCCCTTTTCAGTGCTGTCTATTTGTTACTTTTGCATTGGGAGAAAAGTGAAAGACATGAGTTTTCCAACTGAGAACAGAACTGGGACGGTGATTGGCAGCGTGGTGATTGTGTTTTTCATCTGCTGGGCACCTCACCACGTTTTAAATCTTATTTCAATCATTGCACTGATGACATCGGAGCAAACCACGTCGGACACCTTAAATGATGTATATAGTATTGGCATCTTAGTTACTACAGCTCTGGCTTTCATCAACAGTTGCATCAATCCTGTATTATATGCCTTTGCTGCCCGGAACATTCGTAGTCGTTTTCGGCTATTGGACCTGGCCATGTTATTTGACCAGATGACACATTCTCTTAAAGAAGAATCTGTAAAAGGATGCACGGATACCACAAGAAAAGACACATGTGTCACAATGGATGAGATGCATTCTCTGCAGCATATTTAA